The following are from one region of the Stigmatella ashevillena genome:
- a CDS encoding pilus assembly protein PilY, with the protein MKRFCLGLMLLGAAGAAFAQLGSSSNSPACCQLTTSLIQDVVNSEPPSDERFLSASVSGRLPPTIHFIIDTSVFMEELPQITNSDYKAFYDATVNGCENPMLQAFSDSHGWNPSTVYPVPDPGTGLGSDTGFNYLFQDNRYYAMGLWGNQSSPTPNWNTRESACQAQVPNWNNAGGAAQYVKCLSCLSTKGYFRVYNSSTNNTRTNINFILWGRFLNFNPPKYVTAKAALKQVFKDLSGVRVGFSIFNATASTNAQKMKPACQEILSNPEAFSDDRVAYIAKINSLVFSTSTPLARSLLNAGYYFTSHQGIYRDAAPNGFGFGASNPLTGYFYPTDFKNDALNSESRTVCWGNQASAIILVAGGDSTNDSLGANVVTQIRALNGGRVDCPPSAPCPDSSNDSNYMLDDVAKLLYTNDLQRSTPPVVGNLDTSGHQSVSVYTMNLGVGSNLLKNAAAVGGGLYFPVNGVAALEQALQEAIAHAKGKAGGRMRRTALAAPSLDTLLMNGQGAAAVPRFQSEIQNTSPRRGFLYRFQLTAEKSVGCDPASPWFGDLNGDGDCDDTHLLDMDGDLIGEGAAGEFFKQGSGALARPFWEAGQVLKPSAAPTTQWMNRRIFTIVDGNTDGKIDHRDTPVEFTEANASLLMDSLGISQNPAECENLRVQLGFASLTPADCAKLVIRWYRGADVLNPDPALRGYDRPFLLHDIFHSTPVSVEPPLPKSLCDTSPQCTRTLFTGATPLQDSYAVPDNAHADAYEKYRHEAGGRDRVILVGSNGGMLHAFHNGRRVSTDPVTGLGQYDAGTGQELWAFVPPDLLPKMRPLLGKHGYFVDGTPMVREVWMDGVGADSQKDGMKQWSEFRTVAVVGTGRGGVHHFALDLTDLLAVNLPSSPRVPNTPGSFLWMWPQPCDGLALQVGQSISHFSPQTPPIGPVALTPEADDALRILGGTWGSNALVPWLIDGTPARERWVVALNGGYDTYQLRGRGLALVDLATGYSVWSFFLGDGQGRSEYLRYPVTAGVALADVGSSYGTALEADQLFDTATVGDYGGQLWTLRFWRPGEWDASTQRVSNWHAARSFRVANLANRTGNPEALRGPFASMAANVTQPEAGFLRTFLGTGDRQNLSEEASVCRPGNPRACAEQGCGVENTLTVYRGNVTAATSTANYHSFAYWLGGQATGASGPACASARVRLSSDHYATSQCASDLYETFDSKCDGNPSTWSCRVQTDTRLPFRYAQSQPLSPERFYGLWSYGGHPSRTFNTSAEAAVFDSQMMTDWDLLDVGQFDASGGVSPGEVEAPPLGAGWYLQYASGFQRTSTGASALEGCVLWSSLEAREAPSEGTPEEASYVSRLYQADAVTGKAHCAAGFSSGATGTRARFRGFSTPVSLPETVSQRLLLGTQVHTSVLLSTPNRTVGVSAQPPLVSFPVSP; encoded by the coding sequence TCCCGTTCCGGATCCGGGCACGGGCCTTGGCTCGGACACCGGCTTCAACTACCTCTTCCAGGACAATCGGTACTACGCCATGGGGCTCTGGGGTAACCAGAGCAGCCCCACCCCGAACTGGAACACGCGAGAGAGCGCCTGTCAGGCGCAAGTGCCGAACTGGAACAACGCCGGGGGCGCGGCCCAATACGTCAAGTGCCTGTCGTGCCTGAGCACCAAGGGCTACTTCCGGGTGTACAACAGCTCGACCAACAACACGCGCACGAACATCAACTTCATCCTCTGGGGTCGCTTCCTCAACTTCAACCCGCCCAAGTATGTGACGGCCAAGGCGGCGCTCAAGCAGGTCTTCAAGGACCTAAGTGGGGTGCGCGTCGGCTTCAGCATCTTCAACGCGACGGCCTCGACGAACGCGCAGAAGATGAAACCTGCCTGCCAAGAGATCCTCTCCAACCCCGAGGCCTTTTCCGACGATCGTGTCGCCTACATCGCGAAGATCAACTCGCTGGTCTTCAGCACCTCCACGCCCCTGGCGCGCTCCCTGCTCAACGCGGGTTACTACTTCACCTCGCATCAGGGCATCTACCGGGACGCCGCACCGAATGGTTTTGGTTTCGGCGCCTCGAATCCGCTCACGGGCTATTTCTATCCCACCGACTTCAAGAACGACGCCTTGAACTCGGAGAGCCGTACCGTGTGTTGGGGGAATCAGGCCTCGGCCATCATCCTTGTCGCCGGTGGTGACTCCACCAACGATAGCCTAGGAGCAAACGTCGTCACCCAGATTCGAGCGCTCAACGGAGGCCGGGTCGATTGTCCGCCTTCCGCGCCATGCCCCGACAGCAGCAATGACAGCAACTACATGCTCGATGATGTGGCGAAGTTGCTCTACACGAATGATCTGCAGCGCAGCACGCCTCCCGTCGTGGGGAACCTGGACACCTCAGGCCATCAGAGCGTGAGCGTGTATACGATGAACCTCGGAGTGGGCAGCAACCTGCTCAAGAATGCTGCGGCGGTAGGAGGGGGCCTCTACTTCCCGGTCAACGGCGTGGCCGCCCTCGAACAGGCGCTTCAAGAGGCCATTGCCCATGCGAAGGGCAAGGCGGGGGGCAGGATGCGCAGGACGGCCCTGGCCGCGCCCTCCCTGGACACGTTGCTGATGAATGGACAGGGCGCGGCCGCGGTGCCACGCTTCCAGTCTGAGATCCAGAACACATCCCCAAGGCGGGGCTTCCTCTACCGGTTTCAGCTCACCGCGGAGAAGAGCGTGGGGTGTGACCCGGCGAGTCCCTGGTTCGGGGACCTCAACGGCGATGGGGACTGCGACGACACCCACCTGCTGGACATGGACGGTGATCTGATAGGCGAGGGCGCCGCCGGGGAGTTCTTCAAGCAGGGCAGCGGGGCGCTGGCCCGGCCGTTCTGGGAGGCAGGCCAGGTGCTCAAGCCCTCTGCCGCCCCGACGACGCAATGGATGAACCGGCGGATCTTCACCATTGTGGACGGCAACACGGATGGGAAGATCGACCATCGGGACACGCCGGTGGAATTCACCGAGGCGAACGCAAGCCTGCTCATGGACTCGCTGGGCATCAGCCAAAACCCCGCCGAGTGCGAAAATTTGCGCGTTCAACTGGGTTTCGCCAGCCTGACGCCCGCGGATTGCGCGAAGCTGGTCATCCGGTGGTATCGCGGCGCGGACGTCCTCAATCCAGACCCGGCCCTGCGTGGCTACGACCGGCCGTTCCTGCTGCATGACATCTTCCACTCCACGCCCGTCAGCGTAGAGCCGCCGCTGCCGAAGTCCTTGTGTGACACCTCACCGCAGTGCACGCGTACGCTCTTCACGGGGGCCACGCCCCTGCAGGACTCCTACGCCGTGCCGGACAACGCCCACGCGGATGCCTACGAGAAGTACCGTCACGAGGCCGGAGGGCGGGATCGGGTCATCCTGGTGGGCTCCAATGGAGGCATGCTGCACGCCTTCCACAACGGGCGGCGCGTGTCCACGGACCCTGTCACGGGGCTGGGTCAGTACGACGCGGGGACGGGCCAGGAGTTGTGGGCGTTCGTGCCTCCAGACCTGCTGCCGAAGATGCGCCCCCTCCTGGGCAAGCACGGCTACTTCGTGGATGGCACCCCCATGGTGCGCGAAGTGTGGATGGATGGGGTGGGAGCCGATAGCCAGAAGGACGGGATGAAGCAGTGGTCGGAGTTCCGGACGGTGGCGGTGGTGGGGACGGGTCGCGGCGGGGTGCACCACTTCGCGCTGGACCTGACGGACCTGTTGGCGGTGAATCTGCCGAGCAGTCCGCGTGTCCCCAACACCCCGGGCTCGTTCCTGTGGATGTGGCCCCAGCCCTGCGATGGCTTGGCGCTCCAGGTGGGCCAGAGCATCAGCCACTTCTCGCCGCAAACCCCGCCCATCGGTCCGGTGGCGCTGACGCCCGAGGCGGATGACGCCCTGCGGATTCTGGGCGGAACCTGGGGCTCGAATGCCTTGGTGCCTTGGCTCATCGATGGCACCCCTGCCCGCGAGCGATGGGTGGTGGCGCTCAATGGCGGATACGACACCTACCAGTTGCGCGGCCGGGGCCTGGCCCTGGTGGATCTGGCCACGGGCTATTCGGTGTGGAGCTTCTTCCTGGGAGATGGGCAGGGCCGCTCCGAATACCTGCGCTATCCGGTGACGGCGGGCGTCGCGCTGGCAGACGTGGGCAGCTCCTACGGCACGGCCCTCGAGGCGGATCAGCTCTTCGACACGGCGACGGTGGGGGACTATGGCGGCCAGTTGTGGACGCTGCGCTTCTGGAGGCCAGGAGAGTGGGATGCTTCCACGCAGCGGGTGAGCAACTGGCATGCGGCGCGCTCGTTCCGGGTGGCCAATCTGGCGAACCGGACGGGAAACCCCGAAGCCCTGCGAGGGCCCTTCGCTTCCATGGCGGCCAATGTGACGCAGCCCGAGGCAGGTTTCCTGCGGACGTTCCTGGGAACAGGTGACCGGCAGAACCTCTCCGAGGAGGCCTCGGTGTGCAGGCCCGGCAACCCGCGTGCGTGCGCGGAGCAGGGGTGCGGCGTGGAGAACACCCTGACGGTGTACCGGGGCAACGTGACCGCGGCGACCTCCACGGCCAACTATCACTCCTTCGCGTACTGGCTGGGGGGACAGGCCACGGGCGCCTCGGGCCCTGCGTGTGCGAGTGCCCGGGTGCGGCTCTCTTCGGACCATTACGCCACGAGCCAATGCGCGAGCGATCTCTATGAGACGTTCGACTCCAAGTGTGATGGGAACCCGAGCACCTGGAGCTGCCGCGTTCAAACAGACACCCGGCTGCCGTTCCGGTATGCCCAAAGCCAGCCGCTGTCCCCGGAGCGCTTCTATGGCCTGTGGAGCTACGGCGGCCATCCGTCCCGTACGTTCAACACCAGCGCGGAGGCAGCGGTCTTCGACAGCCAGATGATGACGGACTGGGACTTGCTGGACGTGGGACAGTTCGACGCTTCGGGTGGGGTCTCACCGGGAGAGGTGGAAGCGCCCCCGCTGGGAGCAGGCTGGTATCTCCAGTACGCCTCGGGCTTCCAGCGGACGAGCACGGGTGCGTCCGCGCTGGAGGGGTGTGTGCTTTGGAGCTCGCTCGAAGCCCGGGAGGCCCCTTCGGAGGGAACCCCAGAGGAGGCGAGCTACGTCTCACGGCTCTATCAAGCGGACGCCGTCACCGGGAAGGCCCACTGCGCGGCGGGTTTCTCCTCGGGAGCCACGGGGACGCGCGCCCGCTTCCGGGGGTTCTCGACCCCCGTGAGCCTCCCCGAGACGGTTTCTCAACGCCTGTTGTTGGGCACCCAGGTCCACACCTCGGTCCTGCTGAGCACGCCGAACAGGACCGTGGGGGTCAGTGCCCAGCCGCCCCTCGTCTCATTCCCGGTAAGCCCGTAG